In Paludibacter propionicigenes WB4, the genomic window GCCATAAAAGTACTGGAAGATTACGTTTCCCGAACAGAAAACCTCCAATTGGTCAGAGCTTTTAAACGACCGGAAGAAGCGCTTGTATTTTTACAGTCAAATCCGGTTGACTTGTTATTTCTGGACATTCAAATGCCTGAACTGGATGGATTCTCGTTGCTTGCAAAACTCGATAATCCACCGCTTGTAATCTTCACTACTGCGCGCCCCGATTATGCTGTAAAAGCGTATGAACTAAATGTGCTGGATTATCTTGTAAAACCTATTTCGCCCGGTCGTTTCCAACTTGCTACCCAAAAAGCTCTGGACTTTACAAACTACAGACGTTTAGCTGAGACCCATCAGCAACCTGAAGTTGATTATTTGATGATAAATGCCGATCATTTGGTAAATAAAATCATGCATCAGGATATTATATATATTGAAGGACTGGGAGAATACATAAAGTTTCATACCCATTCCAAAGTTTATATCACGTTGATGTCTTTAAAATCGCTTCAGGACATCTTACCCAACAAATTATTTGCCCGTATTCATAAGAGTTTTATTGTCAATAAAACTTTTGTGGTTTCTTTCAATCATCAACAAGTGCAGTTGAGCAACGGAAAAGCAATACCACTTGGCAGAATCTACAAACAAGAGTTTTTAGAGGAAATGAAGTAAAGTTACTAAGCCGTCCGACAGTCGGCTTTAATGATTTTATGTACTCATATCGCTAAGAAATCCTAACGTATCAAACTTACAAGTATCATTTTTTATAACTTTGCAAGCCGAATAGAGATTTTAGCTCGGAGACCGTTTTTTATCTCATTCCGTTGAAGAAAATAATTATTGAAACTTATAAGAAATAATGAAACGTAGTTTTTTATCACCCGTCCTTTTTGTCCTTTTATTATCCGCTTGTACGGTAAGCGAAACAAAAAAGACAATCAAATTGATCCTCAGATAAAGAAAGAGATACACACACTGAACAACAGAATAGTTGATGGAATAGTACAGAATAATATCAGTAGAATATTGCCCGATTTCGATGACAGACTGAAGGACAATAAAAAAGTAGTTTTGCAATTGATGGAAGTTGTAAAAGGCGCATTGAAAGTAAAGGACTACAGGATATTGAATGAATTTTATCAAAAGAATGCCGCCAAAAAAGGCATCGCTTCAGTCAGTTCAGGTACAGCAACTCTACACGATTATCAGTTAACCTACGACTCGCACAACAAAGAGATGTATGTTATCACATCCAGTTTTGAGGACAGTCTGTACCAAAAAAGTTTCACGTTTGTCTATGCAAAGCACGGTGATAGATGGAAACTAAACAACCTGCAGGCGGGGATATTGAAGATTATGCACAAAGATGCCATAGATTGGTATCAACAGGCAAAGGCTGAATACAAGAAAGGCTATTTGATAGATGCTATGTGTCATGTAAACTTAGCCACCCGCATATTGAATCCGGGAAATCACATGTGGCAATACAACAAAGGCAAAGAGATTCAGCTGTTTGAACGACAAATCACAAAACAGATTTACAGTAAATATCATTTTCCACTTACCGTAACAGATGTTCCTTCCAAACCGGTTATTTACAGAGTCTATTCTGAAGTTGCACCCAATGGATGTTTCCCGTTAGTGATTTATACTACCTCTGTCGATTTGAATGATATGGCAACACTGGGTAATGAATGTAAGGCTATCCACAAAAGTATTGGAACCTTGTTCCACGGACTGGACACTAACAATGACATGATTTTATATAAACCCCTCAAAAGCATTCCTACCGGAACTAATCCCGAAAACCTGAATGACCACAAATCTATTTTCGTTGTAAAGACATATTAAGTAAGCAGAAGAATATAATGTTGTGTTTTCAAAAAAAATTGAACGCTGATTTTTCGGATTGAGCGGATAAAAGCGGATGATAACTAAACGGATCTTAAACTGATTTTAGTCATGCAAACATGACAGATATAATATTTGACTATTTAAAATCATTTCGACTTGTCGAAATTCAAATCCGTATAAAAATCCGCTATATCAGCGTTTATCCGCGCCTGCCTGCGGTAGGCAGGTTCTAATCTTTTTTCATTTATAAAATACTATACTACATTATATTTATCCTAATACTTAATTACTCTGTAAGTCGTTTATTTTCTTTTTACTGAAAAGCAATAATAAAAAAAATCGAAATCTATCTATTTCGGTCCTTTTTGTTTCCTTGTTTGAAAATTGGTTATAACTCGCTAAAATTCATTTATAAAGGGCATCTTTACGAACCTTATTATTTCAGGCGTGTTATTTTCTCGTAACAGAATGGCTTATTCTGTTCTGTTGTCCACTGAATTGATGATAGAGTGGTGGCTTCCCCGGTTTTTTTAAACCCCGTCTTGTTTTTATATTCCAATCGGCTTTCGGGCCGGTAGAATAATTCTGTTGATTATTATTAATACCCTAACACTGAATATTATGCTGAACACATTTGATTACTGCCTTCCGGATGTACAATTGCTTAAAAAGAAAAACGATCAGTTTCTGATCTGGATACCCGACAAAACCTATATAGTTCTTGGAGCTTCCGGTAATCCGGACGAATCTTTGAATATGGAAAGTGTACAAGAAGATAATATCACCGTACTTAAACGACCTTCGGGTGGTGAAACGATCATTCTTACCCCGAATAACATTATGATTTCTGCTGTTTTCTGCAATATAAAAAACCTGCGTGCGAAAGATGTATTTCAACGCATTAACCGACTGATAATTTCATCGATCGAAAAAACAGGTATCAAAGGATTGTCGTTGGTGGGAATCTCCGATATAGCTGTTGCAGGCCGTAGAATACTGGGTTCGGCCATCTACAGGAGTAAAAATGTACTACTGTATCATGCCGTGCTCAACTTGGGCGAACCTGCGGCCACTTTTGAACGATACCTGAAACCTTCGAGCAAAGAATCGGCTGACAGAAGTGGAAGAACAGCTATAGACTTAACCACCTCGCTCAAAGAAAAAGGATACAACAAAGGCGCTTACCACATGGAAAACCTTTTGTCGCTGTCTTTCGAGGAATCATTTTGTATATGAGTATTTTGTCAACTACAGATTCTCCACAACCTATCAGGGATACGTCGATACGTATCCCTGATGTTGATATGAAGTCATTTCTGGATGCCCGGGTGCAACAATACAATAACGTTGAATTTATTCACTCGGACCCTGTACAGATTCCGCACCGGTTTTCGCGAAAGGAAGACATAGAAATAGCAGCATTTCTTACTGCCACCATTTCCTGGGGACAACGAAAAAGCATTATCAACAATGCTAACCGACTTATGCGGCTGATGGACAATTCGCCCTATGATTTTTTGATGGAAGCCGATGCGGCAGACTGGAAAACCGTTTCGGGCTTTGTTCACCGAACCTTTAATGGCAACGATTGTCTGTTTTTTCTGGAATCGCTCAGGAATATCTATCGTCATCACCACGGGTTGGAAACCGTTTTTACCAACGGATACAACAACGGGGAAAACATTCAAAGCGCATTACAGCATTTTCGGGAGGTATTTCTATCCACTCCGCACGAAGTCAGGGTTCGGAAACATGTTTCTGATGTTTCGGCCAATTCATCGGCCAAGCGCCTGAATATGTTTCTGCGTTGGATGGTACGAAACGACGACAACCAAGTAGACTTCGGGCTGTGGAAAAACATTCCGGCTTCGGCACTCATGCTTCCGCTCGATGTTCATACAGGCAATGTTGCCCGGGGACTGGGTTTACTCACCCGTAAGCAAAACGACTGGAAAGCGGTGGAAGAAATTACCGCTGCACTCCGTATTTTCGATGCTCACGATCCGATAAAATACGATTATGCGCTGTTTGGAATCGGGGTTTTCGAAGGACGCTGATTTTCGGTAGTTTGTTTTAAGTAAGCGAATGATTCTAATTTCGTATTATCAAAAAAGGATGGAACGCTGATTTTACGGATTGAGCGGATTTAAACGGATGATAATAAAACGGATCTTTAACTGATTTTAGTCATGCAAGCATGACAGATATAATCCTGAACTATTGAAAATCATCTCGACTTGTCGAGATTGAAATCCGTATAAAAATCCGTTATATCAGCGTTTATCCGCGCCTGCCTGCGGTAGGCAGGTTCTATTTTCTCCCAATTTACGGATTTACTTATACAACATTATATTTATTCCGGTACTTACCACCTCAACGAACAAAACCGACCTCCTTATTCCGCCTGCTGTCTAAATCACATAACTCTTTACCACCTCACTCCATATGCGCGAAGGATGGGTGCGTGCTCCGGCCACCCTGAAGCAATACTCTTTACCGCTGGTAAGACCTTCTATCAATATCTTTCGTCGCGTACCGCTGACTTGAATCCACACACTATCGTCAGTAAGTGGAGCTTCGCAATATTCAAACACATAAAAGAGTGCTCGATCCACAACATTGCAACTTACCCAGGCACTTCCATGTTTATATCCCAACTTTATTTTTACATTCATGGCTTTATCCAGTTGCCCAACCTTAGCTGCTTTCTTGTGCATATCAAAACCGGCACTGGCTATTATCGCAGCATTGCCTTTGCTCGTTAGCTCCACATAAGTGGCCAGTTCCTGCAGACAAAGTTCCAAATCGCGCCGACAGTTTTTCTTAACAACCGTAGTTAGTCTGCCTCCATCATTCGACTCGATGATAGAAGTCTCATAACTTTGAATTTTAGCCTTTAATTCATCCAGTGTTGCCTGAATATCCGGAAAGTGAGCATTATTGGTCATTTGTTCCAATATACTGCGTGCTTTTGCTTGTAATTTCAAGTCCCGGTATTTCTTCGGAGAGAAAGTTTTTGAAACAATAGCTTTATCCATATCGTTGTTTTTAAAGTAAGTAGGACGAACAATTAAAAATCATATATTCATTTGTGACAATTCATTTTTCCACCATTTATTTATCGAATTAATTGGTGGGAATTCGTGCAATTAGTGGTTTAAATAATCAATAAACCACGAATTTCACGAATTTACACGAAAGTGTAAGATTTAAAAAATACGACATTATATAGTTTCAATTAGTTAGATTCTCAATTTATTGTACAGGATTCATCCATTGTATAGCAGTTTTACACTTATTGAACCATACAATCGTTCGTTCTTCAGTTACAAACTCCAACACCTTGTAACTATTCCGTCCGTACTGATAAAGAATGCCTTATTCTTATAGTACAATACGGTTTTCCTGTATTAGAATAGCATATTCCTTAGCAGTAATTCGTAATTTACTATTAGAAATGGTTCATTACCGATGGCAAATATACAGTTTTCTATTTATAATAAGTTATTTTCTGTAAATAATATACTATTTTCATTAGATAATTAGTTATTATTTACGGTAAATAAAGTATTTCTAACGGGTAATATACTGTTTACTATAAACAATAGTTTATTTCTCATGAGAAATATATTATTTCCTATAGAAAACAAGCAATTCTTTACAAAGTATGCTGCATTGTAGTATAAGTATGTGCTATTATAGTACAGGAATGCCGCATTGTAACACTACATTAAGGCTTTACTGACAACAAACAGACCGAAGTAGGGCAGTAATGCCGGAATAGAACAAAGGAAAAGGACAGACATAACCGTGTTTACTTCAATAATGCCAGAGAATGCGCCATTCATGATACAAAACCTTGCCATAAAGAAAACCAACACCGCTACCACTCAACAAACTATCCCCGCAATACTAAATAATTAAGAACAGGTATTGTGAATAAAAAAAATGTTTTTACCTTTGGGGATTAAATTAATTAAACACCAAAATAAATCCATCTCTTAAGTGGAAATATGAGAGATCGCAGTTCGCATATATACAAGTTAGGCGGCATAGTAAAAAAATAAAGGTCATAAAATTGACAGCAAATTAAAAATTATGGAAGATCTATTGAAACTAGCAAAAGAAGACTTAGAAATTGCTAATTTATTGTACAACAATAAAAAGTATTCTAATTCGC contains:
- a CDS encoding LytR/AlgR family response regulator transcription factor, with translation MILSCVIVDDEYLAIKVLEDYVSRTENLQLVRAFKRPEEALVFLQSNPVDLLFLDIQMPELDGFSLLAKLDNPPLVIFTTARPDYAVKAYELNVLDYLVKPISPGRFQLATQKALDFTNYRRLAETHQQPEVDYLMINADHLVNKIMHQDIIYIEGLGEYIKFHTHSKVYITLMSLKSLQDILPNKLFARIHKSFIVNKTFVVSFNHQQVQLSNGKAIPLGRIYKQEFLEEMK
- a CDS encoding lipoyl protein ligase domain-containing protein: MLNTFDYCLPDVQLLKKKNDQFLIWIPDKTYIVLGASGNPDESLNMESVQEDNITVLKRPSGGETIILTPNNIMISAVFCNIKNLRAKDVFQRINRLIISSIEKTGIKGLSLVGISDIAVAGRRILGSAIYRSKNVLLYHAVLNLGEPAATFERYLKPSSKESADRSGRTAIDLTTSLKEKGYNKGAYHMENLLSLSFEESFCI
- a CDS encoding TIGR02757 family protein; this translates as MSILSTTDSPQPIRDTSIRIPDVDMKSFLDARVQQYNNVEFIHSDPVQIPHRFSRKEDIEIAAFLTATISWGQRKSIINNANRLMRLMDNSPYDFLMEADAADWKTVSGFVHRTFNGNDCLFFLESLRNIYRHHHGLETVFTNGYNNGENIQSALQHFREVFLSTPHEVRVRKHVSDVSANSSAKRLNMFLRWMVRNDDNQVDFGLWKNIPASALMLPLDVHTGNVARGLGLLTRKQNDWKAVEEITAALRIFDAHDPIKYDYALFGIGVFEGR
- a CDS encoding fibronectin type III domain-containing protein, whose product is MDKAIVSKTFSPKKYRDLKLQAKARSILEQMTNNAHFPDIQATLDELKAKIQSYETSIIESNDGGRLTTVVKKNCRRDLELCLQELATYVELTSKGNAAIIASAGFDMHKKAAKVGQLDKAMNVKIKLGYKHGSAWVSCNVVDRALFYVFEYCEAPLTDDSVWIQVSGTRRKILIEGLTSGKEYCFRVAGARTHPSRIWSEVVKSYVI